A DNA window from Litorivicinus lipolyticus contains the following coding sequences:
- a CDS encoding universal stress protein: MTQIIACIDGSKSATAVCDASAWCATTLNAPVLALHVLDRAETPALADLTGAIGLGAREQLLKELADLDHQRVRLAAEEGKIMLEAAGDQLLADGVVDARQLQRHGSLAEALDDLSDDTRVVIIGRQGQTHQSAAETVGSQLETIVRTAKHPVWVTPSTFVAPKRCVIAYDASTTAKHMIERLCHSPLLTDMDATLVMAGNDTDEHRQQLDYAQRQLEDAGHTVSTQLVEGEPLVVLHELAQSDDTLLAMGAFGHSRIREFLVGSTTNETLRHARSSVVLFR; encoded by the coding sequence ATGACCCAGATCATTGCCTGTATCGACGGATCTAAATCCGCCACCGCCGTGTGCGACGCCAGTGCATGGTGCGCCACTACGCTGAACGCCCCGGTCCTAGCACTGCATGTGCTGGATCGGGCGGAAACACCAGCGCTGGCGGATTTAACCGGTGCGATTGGTCTGGGTGCCCGCGAGCAGTTACTAAAAGAACTGGCGGACTTGGATCACCAACGTGTTCGCCTCGCCGCCGAAGAAGGCAAAATCATGCTTGAAGCGGCCGGCGATCAATTGCTGGCCGATGGCGTTGTCGACGCACGCCAACTGCAGCGCCACGGCAGTTTGGCCGAAGCACTCGACGACTTGAGCGACGATACCCGCGTGGTCATCATTGGCCGCCAAGGACAGACCCACCAAAGCGCAGCCGAAACCGTCGGCTCACAACTTGAAACCATTGTGCGCACTGCCAAGCACCCCGTTTGGGTCACCCCCAGCACCTTTGTGGCTCCCAAACGTTGCGTGATTGCCTACGACGCCAGCACCACCGCCAAGCACATGATCGAGCGGCTGTGCCATTCGCCGCTGCTGACCGACATGGACGCGACGCTGGTGATGGCCGGCAATGACACTGACGAGCACCGCCAGCAACTGGACTACGCCCAGCGCCAACTCGAGGACGCCGGCCACACGGTCTCGACCCAACTGGTCGAGGGTGAACCGCTGGTGGTACTGCATGAGTTGGCGCAATCGGACGACACCTTATTGGCCATGGGCGCTTTCGGACACTCGCGCATCCGCGAATTTTTAGTCGGCAGCACGACCAACGAAACGCTGCGGCACGCACGCTCATCGGTTGTATTATTCCGATGA
- a CDS encoding sodium-dependent bicarbonate transport family permease, giving the protein MPDIVVTFFVLGLFAGLLKSDLKVPKAAYDTLSLLLMLTIGLKGGMALYGNMQGSLFIELLAVAALGGLIPLVLTPLLHKFMRLNMADSASVAAHYGSVSAGTFAVALAYVEYLGLEFGAQVTLYLVMMELPAIIVALALHRKLSGDTTATDHAGLWHETLTNRGVVLLTGGVLIGWIYGPNEGAAVTDLFIGAFQGVLALFLLEMGLTAADTLRPFPRNQWRVLLFAVIAPSILGAIGVGLGGVLGLPLGSTVILASMVASASYIAAPAAIRVAIPNANIGLAMLLSLGLTFPFNVLVGIPFYHWMAS; this is encoded by the coding sequence ATGCCAGATATCGTTGTAACTTTTTTCGTTTTGGGTCTATTTGCCGGCCTGCTCAAGTCCGACCTAAAAGTCCCCAAAGCCGCGTACGACACGCTCAGCCTGCTGTTGATGCTGACGATCGGTCTAAAAGGCGGCATGGCACTGTATGGCAACATGCAGGGCAGTCTATTTATCGAGCTACTTGCCGTCGCTGCCCTCGGCGGTCTGATCCCGCTAGTGCTGACACCGCTGCTGCACAAATTCATGCGACTGAACATGGCCGACAGCGCCAGTGTCGCCGCCCACTACGGATCAGTCAGCGCGGGCACGTTCGCGGTTGCATTGGCGTACGTGGAGTACCTGGGGTTGGAGTTTGGCGCCCAGGTGACGCTTTACCTGGTGATGATGGAGTTGCCGGCGATCATTGTCGCGCTCGCCTTGCACCGTAAACTGAGCGGCGACACCACCGCCACCGATCACGCCGGGCTGTGGCATGAAACCCTGACTAACCGCGGCGTCGTGCTGTTAACCGGTGGCGTACTGATTGGCTGGATTTACGGCCCGAACGAAGGCGCGGCGGTGACGGATTTGTTTATCGGCGCGTTCCAAGGCGTGCTCGCCCTATTCCTGCTGGAAATGGGCCTGACCGCGGCCGATACGCTGCGCCCCTTCCCGCGCAACCAATGGCGCGTGCTGTTGTTTGCCGTGATCGCACCGTCGATTCTGGGCGCCATTGGCGTCGGCTTAGGTGGGGTGCTGGGGTTGCCATTAGGGTCGACCGTCATTTTAGCGTCCATGGTCGCCAGTGCGTCATACATTGCGGCCCCGGCGGCCATTCGTGTGGCCATTCCAAACGCCAATATTGGCCTGGCGATGTTGCTGTCGTTGGGCCTAACTTTTCCGTTCAACGTGTTGGTCGGGATTCCTTTCTATCACTGGATGGCCAGCTAA
- a CDS encoding alpha/beta fold hydrolase, translating into MKSQVLPTFWSQWLSLDQCQQDARAVQSAMARSSASPLSAGALNKDAWENLGLAPDLQARLRIQGRNAEAWQALMGAPGDFDLPGKPAYGDDIGVTPGRIVWRGPHAELVHYSAAESVGPALLWVPAPINKHVILDLCDGRSVIARQLELGLDVYALVWRGASNDSMPTPDDLVASIIEAAEAVAKPVHLAGYCLGGVLAAMAALDGVPVRSLSLVAAPMDGQMGELAAVLTPAQRAHTKFMAEARGLVPAAVLSAGFMALKPESWKGLFSATRPKALTQWLLDGLDVSSSTWHWIMDVVYGAGAMSQGLQALDVPIWVQSFDDDHLVMPQQLTFARAALHARAPGGHNGGLLRVQPGQWLDPWVQWLDDGLRVAPTEHAVLGQATEGYLANSGSLF; encoded by the coding sequence ATGAAGTCTCAGGTCCTGCCAACATTTTGGTCCCAATGGCTGTCACTCGACCAGTGCCAGCAAGACGCTCGTGCGGTGCAAAGCGCCATGGCGCGTTCGAGTGCGTCGCCGCTGTCGGCTGGCGCGCTGAACAAGGACGCCTGGGAAAACCTGGGGCTGGCGCCGGACTTGCAAGCGCGATTGCGTATTCAAGGGCGTAACGCCGAGGCCTGGCAAGCGCTGATGGGCGCACCGGGCGACTTCGATTTGCCCGGCAAACCCGCGTACGGCGACGACATCGGCGTGACCCCGGGACGTATCGTGTGGCGCGGCCCGCATGCCGAGCTGGTCCATTACAGTGCCGCCGAGTCGGTCGGGCCGGCACTGCTGTGGGTGCCAGCACCGATTAACAAACACGTCATTTTAGATCTGTGCGATGGCCGCAGCGTGATTGCTCGTCAATTGGAGCTGGGGCTGGATGTGTACGCGCTGGTCTGGCGTGGGGCCAGCAACGACAGTATGCCGACGCCGGATGACCTGGTCGCATCGATTATCGAGGCCGCCGAGGCGGTCGCCAAACCGGTACACTTGGCGGGTTATTGCCTGGGCGGTGTGTTGGCGGCGATGGCGGCATTGGACGGCGTCCCGGTGCGTTCGCTGTCGCTGGTGGCGGCACCGATGGACGGCCAGATGGGCGAGTTGGCTGCGGTGCTGACGCCGGCTCAACGGGCGCACACTAAATTTATGGCCGAGGCTCGCGGCCTGGTACCGGCGGCGGTATTAAGCGCGGGCTTCATGGCGTTGAAACCGGAGTCGTGGAAAGGGTTGTTCAGTGCGACGCGCCCTAAGGCGCTGACGCAATGGTTGCTGGACGGGTTGGATGTATCGTCCTCGACTTGGCATTGGATTATGGACGTTGTTTACGGCGCCGGCGCCATGTCCCAAGGGTTACAGGCACTGGATGTGCCGATCTGGGTACAGAGCTTTGATGATGATCACTTGGTCATGCCTCAGCAACTGACGTTTGCCAGGGCTGCGCTGCATGCGCGCGCACCCGGTGGTCATAACGGTGGTCTGTTGCGGGTTCAGCCCGGACAGTGGCTGGACCCATGGGTCCAGTGGCTGGACGATGGCCTACGTGTGGCACCGACCGAGCACGCCGTATTGGGCCAGGCCACCGAGGGCTACCTGGCTAACTCAGGCAGCCTGTTTTAG
- the phaR gene encoding polyhydroxyalkanoate synthesis repressor PhaR, which produces MRVIKKYPNRRLYDTSKSTYITLEDVKALVLNHDRFKVIDSKTEEDLSRSILLQIIIEQEGDDGGSVMTNEVLGSLIRFYGQPMRGEMSKYLESSVRVFLDQQDSIKERMQNLVDVSPVGMMTKMAEQNMNMWLGLGKAPTPKKDDE; this is translated from the coding sequence ATGCGGGTCATCAAGAAATATCCCAACCGTCGTCTTTACGACACGTCCAAAAGCACCTACATCACGCTGGAAGACGTCAAAGCATTGGTCCTGAACCATGACCGCTTTAAGGTCATCGACTCCAAAACCGAGGAAGATTTGTCGCGCTCTATCCTATTGCAGATCATCATCGAGCAAGAAGGCGACGATGGCGGCAGCGTGATGACCAACGAAGTGTTGGGCAGCCTGATTCGATTCTACGGCCAGCCGATGCGCGGTGAAATGTCCAAGTACCTGGAATCCAGCGTGCGCGTTTTCCTGGATCAACAGGACAGCATCAAAGAGCGCATGCAGAACCTGGTGGATGTATCCCCGGTCGGCATGATGACCAAGATGGCCGAGCAAAACATGAACATGTGGCTCGGTTTAGGCAAGGCACCGACCCCGAAAAAGGACGACGAATAA
- a CDS encoding phasin family protein, protein MSKNVESMFDTAKYEDAMKPMAQMVELNKKMLETLATKQADLVKELFEGSVAQAKELTATSDLSSALASQKNYLEGVQEKLVSAARDTQDVLTVARDEATAQVQTAVEGASKFQ, encoded by the coding sequence ATGAGCAAGAATGTTGAGTCCATGTTCGACACTGCAAAGTACGAAGATGCGATGAAGCCGATGGCCCAGATGGTTGAGCTGAACAAAAAGATGCTGGAAACACTGGCAACTAAGCAAGCTGACCTGGTTAAAGAACTGTTTGAAGGCAGCGTTGCCCAAGCAAAAGAACTGACCGCTACTAGCGATCTGTCTAGCGCATTGGCCAGCCAGAAGAACTACTTGGAAGGCGTTCAGGAAAAGCTGGTTTCAGCGGCTCGTGACACCCAAGACGTTTTGACTGTTGCACGTGACGAAGCCACTGCACAGGTCCAGACTGCCGTTGAAGGCGCGTCTAAGTTCCAGTAA
- a CDS encoding acrylyl-CoA reductase family protein, with protein MPFTAFRIHDDEPRNRIETIETGDLRAGDTLVKVTYSGLNYKDALAVTNTGKIIRDFPMVPGIDYAGTVIESEHFAPGTEVLLTGWGVGERHDGGLAGVASAKAKWLLPLPAGLSARHAMALGTAGLTAMLAVMAIEDGGVTPASGPIAVTGAGGGVGGIAIKVLAGLGYDVHAVSGRPEQAERLKALGASTVVDRSELARDAKPLEAGIWAGAVDAVGGQMLSTILATCQPGAVVTAMGNAGGIGLKTTVFPFILRGVRLQGIDSVFAPLDKRAAAWARLATAVPEASLEGSIEEIGLEGVEDACQRLVAGQVAGRILVRLAP; from the coding sequence ATGCCCTTTACCGCATTTCGAATTCACGACGACGAACCCCGTAACCGCATCGAGACCATCGAGACCGGCGACCTGCGCGCCGGCGACACCTTGGTCAAGGTGACCTACAGCGGCCTGAACTATAAAGACGCCCTCGCCGTCACCAACACCGGCAAAATCATTCGCGACTTCCCCATGGTGCCCGGCATTGATTACGCAGGGACCGTGATTGAATCCGAGCACTTTGCCCCGGGCACCGAGGTCTTACTGACCGGCTGGGGCGTAGGTGAACGTCACGATGGCGGTCTAGCTGGCGTCGCCAGCGCCAAGGCCAAGTGGTTGCTGCCGTTGCCCGCCGGGTTAAGTGCGCGCCACGCCATGGCGCTCGGAACCGCCGGTTTGACGGCCATGCTGGCGGTGATGGCGATTGAGGACGGTGGTGTCACGCCGGCGTCTGGGCCGATTGCGGTTACCGGCGCCGGTGGCGGTGTCGGCGGCATCGCGATCAAGGTGTTGGCTGGGCTGGGCTATGACGTCCACGCCGTCAGTGGTCGCCCGGAGCAAGCCGAGCGCCTGAAAGCGCTGGGCGCCAGCACCGTGGTCGATCGCAGTGAGTTGGCACGCGATGCCAAACCCCTCGAAGCGGGTATTTGGGCCGGCGCTGTCGACGCCGTCGGCGGCCAAATGTTGTCAACGATTTTGGCCACCTGCCAGCCCGGCGCAGTGGTCACCGCGATGGGCAACGCCGGCGGTATTGGTTTAAAAACCACCGTCTTCCCGTTCATCCTGCGCGGCGTTCGCCTGCAAGGCATCGACAGCGTGTTCGCCCCTTTGGACAAGCGCGCGGCCGCCTGGGCACGCCTGGCAACGGCGGTCCCGGAAGCATCACTGGAAGGTAGCATTGAAGAAATCGGTTTGGAGGGTGTCGAAGACGCCTGTCAGCGCCTAGTCGCCGGCCAGGTGGCCGGCCGTATTTTGGTTCGTCTGGCGCCTTAA
- a CDS encoding 4a-hydroxytetrahydrobiopterin dehydratase: MEPLANQHCEACSPTATKLDEQEIFDLLPEVGNWRLVTVDAIAHLKRVYRFKNFAEALKFTNRLGELAEEVGHHPAILTEWGRVTVEWWSHEIGGLHKTDFILAARSDVAFESI; this comes from the coding sequence ATGGAACCCTTAGCCAACCAACACTGCGAAGCCTGTTCGCCAACCGCGACTAAGTTGGACGAGCAAGAGATTTTTGATCTGTTGCCGGAAGTCGGCAACTGGCGTTTGGTCACTGTGGATGCGATTGCCCACTTAAAGCGCGTGTACCGGTTTAAGAACTTTGCCGAGGCGCTTAAATTTACCAATCGTCTGGGCGAGTTAGCCGAGGAAGTCGGCCATCACCCGGCTATTTTGACCGAATGGGGGCGAGTCACGGTGGAATGGTGGAGCCACGAAATTGGCGGGCTGCACAAAACAGATTTCATTTTGGCAGCGCGCAGCGATGTTGCCTTTGAGTCGATCTGA
- a CDS encoding DUF3291 domain-containing protein, translating into MTKYIAELNIARVRADMDNLIMRGFIDGIASVNAQAEASDGFIWRDCASLKAFMYGELHAYYMKGRREWFHKMDSPHSCLWWVNAGHQPSLTEAKAKLDALTAHGPSEAVFTFAEMNRLPG; encoded by the coding sequence ATGACAAAGTACATCGCTGAATTGAACATCGCCCGCGTCCGCGCTGACATGGACAATCTGATCATGCGCGGCTTTATCGACGGAATCGCGTCCGTCAACGCCCAGGCCGAGGCCAGCGACGGCTTCATCTGGCGCGACTGCGCATCGCTGAAAGCCTTTATGTATGGCGAACTGCACGCCTACTACATGAAGGGCCGGCGCGAGTGGTTCCACAAGATGGACAGCCCGCACAGCTGTTTGTGGTGGGTCAATGCCGGGCACCAGCCCTCGTTAACCGAGGCCAAGGCCAAGCTGGACGCCCTGACCGCGCATGGGCCAAGCGAGGCGGTGTTTACCTTTGCCGAGATGAACCGGTTGCCGGGGTGA
- a CDS encoding fumarate hydratase, with protein sequence MTVIRQDDLIDSVADALQFISYYHPKDFIQGVYAAYQREQSQAAKDAMAQILINSRMCAMGKRPICQDTGIVTVFVKLGMDVQWDATMSLDDMINEGVRRAYTHPDNVLRASILADPAGKRTNTKDNTPAVIHYSVVPGNTVDITVAAKGGGSENKSKMAMLNPSDSIVDWVLKTVPTMGAGWCPPGMLGIGIGGTAEKAAVLAKESLMDPIDIQELIARGPQNKVEELRIELFEKVNNLGIGAQGLGGLTTVLDVKILDYPTHAASLPVAMIPNCAATRHAHFVLNGEGAALQTPPSLDDWPEITWDAGPTARRVNLDTLTQAEMEQWQPGETLLLSGTMLTGRDAAHKRMVDMFARGESLPDGVDMKGKFIYYVGPVDAVRDEVVGPAGPTTATRMDKFTETVLEKTGLMGMIGKAERGAVGIEAIKKHKATYLMAVGGAAYLVSKAIKKSRVVAFEDLGMEAIREYVVEDMPVSVAVDVNGTSVHQTGPKEWAAKIHTAQID encoded by the coding sequence ATGACCGTGATTCGCCAGGACGATCTGATCGACAGCGTTGCCGACGCACTCCAGTTCATCAGCTACTACCACCCCAAAGACTTCATTCAGGGCGTTTACGCGGCCTACCAGCGGGAACAGTCCCAAGCTGCCAAAGACGCGATGGCCCAGATTTTGATCAATTCGCGCATGTGCGCCATGGGCAAGCGACCGATCTGCCAAGACACCGGCATCGTCACGGTTTTTGTAAAGCTGGGCATGGACGTTCAGTGGGACGCGACGATGTCGTTGGACGACATGATCAATGAAGGCGTGCGCCGGGCCTACACCCACCCGGACAATGTGTTGCGGGCATCGATCCTGGCTGACCCTGCCGGCAAGCGCACCAATACCAAGGACAACACACCGGCGGTGATCCACTACTCGGTGGTGCCGGGCAATACCGTTGACATCACGGTGGCGGCAAAGGGCGGCGGGTCGGAAAATAAATCTAAGATGGCGATGCTGAACCCATCGGACAGCATCGTCGACTGGGTGCTGAAAACAGTTCCGACCATGGGCGCCGGCTGGTGCCCGCCGGGTATGCTCGGCATAGGCATTGGCGGTACCGCTGAAAAAGCCGCCGTCTTGGCCAAAGAATCCTTGATGGACCCTATCGACATCCAAGAGCTGATCGCGCGCGGGCCGCAAAACAAAGTCGAAGAGCTGCGCATCGAGCTGTTTGAAAAGGTTAATAACCTGGGCATTGGTGCCCAGGGGCTGGGCGGACTGACCACTGTGCTGGACGTGAAAATTCTGGATTACCCCACCCATGCGGCGTCATTGCCCGTGGCGATGATCCCGAACTGTGCGGCGACCCGTCACGCTCACTTTGTGCTGAACGGTGAGGGCGCGGCCCTGCAAACACCGCCGTCGCTGGACGACTGGCCTGAAATTACCTGGGATGCTGGCCCGACCGCGCGCCGCGTCAACTTGGATACCCTGACCCAGGCGGAAATGGAGCAGTGGCAGCCGGGTGAGACGCTGTTGTTAAGCGGCACCATGCTGACCGGCCGTGACGCCGCCCATAAGCGTATGGTCGATATGTTTGCACGCGGTGAATCGCTGCCTGACGGTGTCGACATGAAAGGCAAGTTCATCTACTACGTCGGCCCCGTCGATGCCGTTCGCGACGAAGTCGTGGGGCCGGCCGGTCCGACCACCGCGACGCGGATGGACAAGTTCACCGAGACGGTGCTGGAGAAGACCGGTTTGATGGGCATGATCGGTAAGGCCGAACGTGGCGCCGTCGGCATCGAGGCGATTAAAAAGCACAAAGCGACCTACCTAATGGCCGTTGGCGGCGCCGCCTACCTGGTGTCCAAGGCGATCAAGAAAAGTCGCGTAGTCGCTTTCGAAGATCTAGGCATGGAAGCCATCCGCGAATACGTCGTCGAAGATATGCCCGTGTCGGTTGCCGTTGATGTTAACGGCACCAGCGTGCACCAGACCGGGCCCAAGGAGTGGGCTGCTAAAATCCACACCGCGCAAATCGATTAG